Proteins encoded within one genomic window of Candidatus Binataceae bacterium:
- a CDS encoding carboxypeptidase regulatory-like domain-containing protein: MRTTPIVLMTVLLTGFLAARADCAPYRAVAVPNGATITGQVSYAGAPPKPKRVAVTKDKDVCAAQPHFDNSLKVASDGGIANAVVFISNIAQGAPAKPRVVTMDQKGCQYIPRVLAFPAGSTVDVLNSDGILHNIHTYSSLNSPVNYAQPGFKKELQITVDHPELIKVTCDAHDWMEGWWYVFGNPYFARTGADGRFTIKDVPPGNYKLTVWQEKLGTQSQPVTVSGDQTVAVNFVYHPKPNP, from the coding sequence ATGAGAACCACTCCCATTGTACTGATGACGGTGCTGCTTACCGGCTTTCTTGCCGCGCGTGCCGATTGCGCTCCATACCGGGCAGTTGCGGTCCCCAACGGGGCGACGATTACCGGCCAGGTCAGCTATGCTGGCGCGCCCCCCAAGCCCAAGCGCGTCGCGGTCACCAAGGACAAGGACGTCTGCGCGGCCCAACCCCATTTTGATAATAGTCTGAAGGTCGCTAGCGACGGCGGGATCGCCAATGCGGTAGTATTTATCAGCAATATTGCCCAGGGCGCGCCCGCTAAGCCGCGCGTGGTCACGATGGACCAAAAGGGCTGCCAGTACATTCCCCGCGTGCTCGCTTTTCCCGCCGGCAGCACGGTGGACGTGCTTAATTCCGACGGCATCCTGCACAATATCCATACCTATTCCAGCCTCAATTCACCGGTTAACTACGCCCAGCCCGGCTTTAAGAAAGAGTTACAGATAACCGTCGATCATCCCGAACTGATCAAGGTCACCTGCGACGCGCACGACTGGATGGAAGGTTGGTGGTACGTCTTCGGCAACCCGTATTTCGCCCGCACTGGCGCCGACGGTCGTTTCACCATCAAAGATGTGCCCCCGGGCAACTACAAGCTCACCGTATGGCAGGAAAAGCTGGGTACCCAAAGCCAACCGGTGACGGTCAGCGGCGACCAGACGGTCGCGGTAAATTTCGTCTATCATCCCAAGCCTAATCCTTAA
- a CDS encoding VOC family protein, with the protein MLKAIERIDVAVARLEPALATYERNFGLRAAGQRHDGEPMLLPIGESAIGLIAAETGARQGMVALWLLADDVEQVRAALTRAGFGCRPMRRQGAMRVVEVERGCGQGPLFIFDRRP; encoded by the coding sequence ATGCTCAAGGCGATCGAACGAATCGACGTAGCGGTGGCGCGGCTGGAACCGGCGCTGGCCACCTATGAGCGCAACTTTGGCCTACGCGCGGCCGGTCAGCGCCACGATGGTGAGCCGATGCTGCTGCCGATTGGCGAGTCGGCGATTGGGTTGATAGCCGCCGAGACGGGAGCGAGGCAGGGGATGGTCGCCTTGTGGCTGTTGGCCGATGATGTCGAGCAGGTACGGGCGGCGCTGACCCGAGCGGGGTTCGGCTGTCGCCCGATGCGACGCCAGGGGGCGATGCGAGTCGTGGAGGTCGAGCGCGGGTGCGGCCAAGGGCCGCTGTTCATCTTCGATCGCCGTCCCTAA